A window of Juglans regia cultivar Chandler chromosome 7, Walnut 2.0, whole genome shotgun sequence contains these coding sequences:
- the LOC109021087 gene encoding F-box protein At5g49610, giving the protein MNSRGDGFFPDEVILQILARLPVKSLFMCKTVCKLWYRLSEDKYFVQLYNELSVKNLMVLVEVSEASDLKSRLICVDNLSGVSEFSLDFLKDRVKVRASCNGLLCCSSIPDKGVYYVCNPMTREFRLLPRSRERPVTRFYPDGEATLVGLACCSSSQKFNVVLAGYHRSFGHRSDGTFICLVFDSEFNRWRKFVSFQDDHFTHMKRNQVVFVNGSLHWLTGSSCILVLDLHCDIWRKMSLPGEVSYGSGNRIYLLESDGCLSVIQISDAWLNIWVLKDYEREEWHLADRVSLRCVRGLVPGIFPISQTGEYVFLATHKQVLVYQRKKRVWKVMYSVNNSTALPLWFSAHAFRSTIFSCH; this is encoded by the coding sequence ATGAATTCTCGAGGAGATGGGTTTTTCCCGGACGAAGTTATTCTTCAAATTCTTGCAAGACTGCCTGTGAAGTCCTTGTTTATGTGTAAAACCGTGTGTAAACTTTGGTACAGATTGTCTGAGGACAAGTATTTTGTTCAGCTCTATAATGAATTGTCTGTTAAGAACTTGATGGTATTGGTTGAGGTTTCAGAGGCATCAGACTTGAAATCTCGTTTGATTTGTGTTGATAATCTCAGTGGTGTTTCTGAATTTTCGTTGGATTTCTTGAAAGATAGAGTCAAGGTTAGAGCCTCTTGTAATGGCTTGTTGTGTTGCTCTAGTATTCCTGATAAGGGTGTATACTATGTCTGCAATCCGATGACTAGGGAGTTTAGGTTGCTTCCTAGGAGTAGAGAGAGGCCAGTGACAAGGTTTTACCCTGATGGTGAGGCAACTCTGGTTGGTTTGGCATGTTGTTCATCGAGTCAGAAGTTTAATGTTGTGTTAGCAGGTTATCACCGCTCTTTTGGTCATAGGTCGGATGGAACTTTTATATGTTTGGTTTTTGATTCAGAGTTCAACAGATGGAGGAAGTTTGTGTCTTTTCAAGATGACCATTTTACACATATGAAACGGAATCAAGTCGTGTTTGTTAACGGCTCTTTGCATTGGTTGACGGGTAGTTCGTGTATTCTTGTGCTTGATTTACATTGTGACATATGGAGGAAGATGTCATTGCCGGGTGAAGTGAGCTATGGGTCTGGGAATAGAATTTATTTGTTGGAATCCGATGGTTGCTTGTCCGTGATTCAGATATCAGATGCTTGGTTGAATATTTGGGTATTGAAAGACTATGAGAGGGAAGAATGGCATTTGGCAGATAGGGTGAGTCTTAGATGTGTCAGAGGACTTGTGCCTGGCATTTTCCCGATAAGTCAGACTGGTGAATATGTTTTCCTAGCAACTCATAAGCAGGTATTGGTTTATCAGCGGAAGAAACGAGTGTGGAAAGTGATGTATTCTGTGAATAACAGCACTGCACTCCCATTGTGGTTCTCAGCACATGCATTTCGAAGCACAATATTCTCTTGTCATTAA
- the LOC109021088 gene encoding uncharacterized protein LOC109021088 has protein sequence MSLVTAEMKAKAEVYHGDELCREKFMLLLSEMGLPDGLLILEDIEECGYVKEIGFVWLKHKQKREYRFDNILVCYDTVVTAYFEPNKIKKLTGVKAKEFWIWITLNEIYVKDPPARWITFKTSAGLSKSFPISVFVGGDQEN, from the coding sequence ATGTCTCTGGTAACAGCAGAGATGAAGGCGAAAGCCGAGGTATATCACGGGGATGAACTTTGCAGAGAGAAGTTCATGCTGCTGCTGTCAGAAATGGGGTTGCCGGATGGTCTGCTAATCTTAGAAGACATAGAGGAGTGCGGGTACGTGAAAGAAATCGGTTTTGTGTGGCTGAAACACAAACAGAAGAGAGAATACAGATTCGACAACATCCTCGTCTGCTACGACACCGTTGTCACTGCCTACTTCGAGCCCAACAAGATCAAGAAACTGACTGGTGTCAAGGCCAAGGAGTTTTGGATTTGGATTACGTTGAATGAGATTTATGTAAAGGATCCTCCTGCAAGGTGGATCACTTTCAAGACTTCAGCAGGTTTGTCCAAGTCTTTTCCAATATCGGTGTTCGTCGGAGGAGATCAGGAAAATTGA